The proteins below come from a single Myxocyprinus asiaticus isolate MX2 ecotype Aquarium Trade chromosome 28, UBuf_Myxa_2, whole genome shotgun sequence genomic window:
- the LOC127418775 gene encoding zinc finger protein ZFP2-like isoform X1 — protein sequence MFIMREQVDVICCKSVGTDLSMLDIDDFITEISQLKKELTSLKTKLMERELFSHCTRLERVKVEIELENISCQSSVCVTDGTSTECQDSVWSGRDQSTPQWLLDKLSEQRSRDTQDSQLTLLCSTDAQESVCNSNKCVQTSTESLTSVCNTGEQQMLQTPVKIEVMQKELKEENTAEEQWSGEDDDEQQMLKTPVKMCSVKLLDCRNLMKMRGKTEVKQEEIKDENTVEEQQRDEDNHDFIPSELNEVEEKLQDQKHHDFTTGEKSLRGSKTNKNFSPEKNQRRAAKNTFTCSQCGKSFTYQCKLNTHMRFHTGERPYSCHQCGKTFTTKGQLNTHMRSHTGERPYTCHQCGKSFANVYYFKDHLLLHSGERPFECDQCGKTFVLDSGLRKHLKTHTNDKPYKCSFCGKSFAHLNYFKEHQKTHTGAGAHMCFECGKIFTTAGNLKQHQRIHTGEKPYKCSHCGKSFTQSEHLKKHERIHTGEKPYKCSHCGKCFTQSYSLKTHERIHTREKPYICSHCGKSFNGSHNLKQHERIHTGEKPYKCSHCGKSFTQSDNLKIHERIHTGEKPYHCSSCGKCFRASSALWKHVKKYCPGSHSEQKSSSGPTRSCK from the exons atgttcatcatgagagagcaggtggatgtgatctgctgtaaatcagtaggaactgatctgtccatgctggatattgatgatttcatcacagaaatctctcagctgaagaaagagttGACATCACTGAAGACAAAACTGATGGAGAGAGAACTCTTTTCACACTGTACCCGTTTAGAGCGagttaaagttgagatt gagctggaaaatatttcctgtcaatcttcagtgtgtgtgactgatgggacctccacagaatgtcaagattcagtgtggagcggcagagatcagtccacaccacagtggctgctggacaaactctctgaacagagatccagagacacacaggactcacagctcactttactctgttctactgatgctCAGGAGAGTGTGTGTAACAGTAATAAGTGTgttcaaacctccacagagtctctgacttctgtctgtaatactggagaacagcagatgctgcagacaccagtgaagattgaagtgatgcAAAAGGAGCttaaagaagaaaacacagcagaggaacaatgGAGtggtgaagatgatgatgaacagcagatgctgaagacaccagtgaagatgtgttcagtgaagctgctggactgcaggaacctgatgaagatgagagggaagactgaagtgaagcaggaggagataaaagatgaAAACACAGTGGAGGAACAACAGAGAGATGAAGATAATCATGATTTTATTCCTTCAG agctgaatgaagtggaggagaaacttcaggatcagaaacatcatgatttcacaactggagaaaaatctcTGAGGGGCTCAAAAACTAACAAGAATTTCTCACCAGAAAAGAATCAAAGAAGAGCAGCCAAAAatactttcacctgctctcagtgtggaaagagtttcacatatCAATGCAAGCTTAATACACACATGAGATTTCATACAGGAGAGAGACCTTActcgtgccatcagtgtggaaaaactttcactactaaaggACAACTTAATACACACATGAGAAGTCATACAGGAGAGAGACCTTACACgtgtcatcagtgtggaaagagttttgcaaatgTATACTATTTCAAGGATCATCTCCTCTTGCACTCTGGAGAAAGACCATTTGaatgtgatcagtgtggtaaaacatttgttttggatTCAGGTCTTAGAAAACATCTGAAAACTCACACAAATGACaagccttacaagtgttctttCTGTGGAAAAAGTTTTGCACACCTGaactattttaaagagcaccagaAAACTCATACTGGTGCAGGCgctcatatgtgctttgaatgtggtaAGATCTTTACTACAGCTGGCAACTTGAAACagcaccaaagaattcatactggagaaaaaccttacaagtgctcacactgtggaaagagtttcactcagtcagaacacctgaaaaaacatgagagaatccatactggagaaaaaccttacaagtgttcacactgtggaAAGTGTTTCACTCAGTCATACAgcttgaaaacacacgagagaattcatactagAGAAAAACCATACAtttgctcacactgtggaaagagtttcaatggGTCACATAACCTAAAAcaacacgagagaattcatactggagaaaaaccttacaagtgctcacactgtggaaagagtttcactcagtcagacAACTTGAAaatacatgagagaatccatactggagagaaaccataccacTGCTCGTCATGTGGGAAATGTTTCAGAGCATCAAGTGCTCTATGGAAACATGTAAAAAAGTATTGCCCAGGTAGTCACAGTGAGCAGAAATCATCTTCAGGTCCAACAAGATCTTGTAAATAG